The Blautia pseudococcoides genome segment CTACGATGGCAAGGATGAAGCGATTGAAAAGCTGGATGTGTATTTCGCGATGAACCGGATCAGTGAAGAGGAGTACATGGACCTTGTCATGCTGGCTGAAGAGATGTATCCCGACCCGGTAGATCCGGAGTCCACACCAGACACCACAGACCCAGTGGACCCGCCGGTTGAGATCCCGGTAGAGTGATTGCATATGGCAGAGATCAGAGCAGGACCGGAAACGGTCTTATTTTATAATAAAAATCAATAAGGAGATATGCAAATGGAAACAATCATTTCAGCCGGCATCTCTGCAGGCGTTACTCTAATTGTCTGCCTGATAAGCAACAAGAGCCAGCAGGAAAAAACGCGGGCATTGATGGAATATAAGCTGGAAGAGCTTACAAAAAAGGTAGAGAAGCATAACTCGGTCGTGGAAAGAACCTACATTTTGGAAGAGAAAATGAAGGTTGCCAACCACAGGATTGAAGACTTGGAAAAGGAGAGATGAAAAAAATGAATAATGAAAAATTTTTAGCATTATGCAAGAAAACCGTTATGGATTATTTTAATGAGCACGCTGACAAAACGGATCGGAAACAGATCACCGAAGAGGATGTATTTATTGTGTGGAGCTGTAAAACACTGCAGAACAATAAAGCCTTGGTAAGCACTACGGTGTCAGATGGCATGTATTACGAAATCACTCATAACGGGGATAAAAAAGAGACATATGTAGATGCATATAAAAAATGGGAGAACTTTGTTGTACGATAGGAGGTATTAATCATGGATTTAAGCTTTTTGACAAACTATATCAACCCGGTAATATTGGGAATCTGCCTGTTGGTGGGCTATGTGATAAAGACCGCGATACCGGCGATCAAAAACAGGTACATACCACTTGCAGCCCTTGCGATGGGCACTATAATTGCGATACTCATCAACATGAGCAGCGGCATTAATGCGGAGGTAATTCTTGGCGGCATGATATCAGGCCTGGCAAGTACGGGCCTGTACGAGATGCTGCGGAACCTGATAAGCAAGGATGGCAAAAAGGAGACAGATAGACCAGGACCGGAGGGCGAATAATCGCTCTCTTTTAATTTGCGCCGGCGCAACTAACGGGGAAAGGAGTAACACATGACGAAAACAGAGGCAATCAATGAGATGATTCAGACCGCAAAAGCAGAGGTTGGGTACCTGGAAAAGAACAGTAACAGCAACTTAGACAGCAAGACTGGAAATGCTGGCAGTAACAATTACACCAAATACTGGCGTGACATTATGCCATCTTACCAGGGTCAGCCTTGGTGTGCCGCATTTGTGTCCTGGGTATTGATGCAGGCGTTTGGGCAGGCCAACGCCAAAAAGCTGTTGAAACACTGGCCCTATGTATATGTACCCACGCTGGCCGGGAATTTTACCAACTATGCCAATCCGCAGGTCGGTGATATTGTGATGTTTAAGCATGGAGGGATATTTACCCATACAGGCATTGTAACTGGCGTCAATGGGGACTATTTTACCACAATTGAGGGCAATACCAGCGGCGGCAGCTCTATTATTGACAATGGCGGTGGAGTGTGCAGTAAAGGGTATTATAATAGCAATCTGCCTGGGACAAAGTTTGCAAGGCTTGATTGGAGTATTGTAGCTGGACAGGCCTCTTCTGGCACATCCACTGCGGCAGACATTGCAATCAGTATGGGGGCAAAAGGCCTTACGATCACGGGTAATAACCTAAATGTAAGGAGCGAGCCGGGAGGTCAGATCATTGATGAGCTGAATAAAGGTGACCGCATCGGATGCGATAAGCGCCGCTGGGTAGGCAGCACATGCTGGTTCCACTACGCTGACGGCTGGGTGT includes the following:
- a CDS encoding DUF6275 family protein; this translates as MNNEKFLALCKKTVMDYFNEHADKTDRKQITEEDVFIVWSCKTLQNNKALVSTTVSDGMYYEITHNGDKKETYVDAYKKWENFVVR
- a CDS encoding phage holin family protein, with the translated sequence MDLSFLTNYINPVILGICLLVGYVIKTAIPAIKNRYIPLAALAMGTIIAILINMSSGINAEVILGGMISGLASTGLYEMLRNLISKDGKKETDRPGPEGE
- a CDS encoding CHAP domain-containing protein, with protein sequence MTKTEAINEMIQTAKAEVGYLEKNSNSNLDSKTGNAGSNNYTKYWRDIMPSYQGQPWCAAFVSWVLMQAFGQANAKKLLKHWPYVYVPTLAGNFTNYANPQVGDIVMFKHGGIFTHTGIVTGVNGDYFTTIEGNTSGGSSIIDNGGGVCSKGYYNSNLPGTKFARLDWSIVAGQASSGTSTAADIAISMGAKGLTITGNNLNVRSEPGGQIIDELNKGDRIGCDKRRWVGSTCWFHYADGWVSGDYLDGWICEAGKWWYITAGYKYPKSAWKQIGGTWYYFDANGWMMTGWVQDNKKWYYLKASGAMAADELVRTGGKVYYVDKNGKMCFTDSSGALR